Part of the Planctomyces sp. SH-PL62 genome, CCCCTTCTTCGTCCTGGCGACCCAGAACCCGATCGAGCAGGAGGGGACCTATCCCCTCCCCGAGGCCCAGCTCGACCGCTTCCTGTTCAAGGTCTTCATCGACTATCCCACGCCCGACGAGGAGCGGCGGATCTATCGGATGACGACCGGCGTGCAGCACGACGAGATCAAGCCGGTTGTCGACGCCGCGCGGATCCGGGAGCTCCAGCAGCTCGTCCGCCGGGTGCCGGTCTCGGACCATTGCATCGACTACGCGATGGACCTCGTCCGATCGACCCGGGGCGTGAAGTACGGCGGGCCGGCGTTCGTCGACGACTATCTGTCCTGGGGCGCCGGCCCCCGCGCCGGGCAGTCGCTGATCCTCGCCGCCAAGGCGAAGGCCGCGCTCGCGGGCGGCCCAGCGTGGCCGTCGAGGACGTCCGGACGGTCGCGCCGCAGGTGCTCCGTCACCGCATCGTGGTCAACTACAACGCCCAGGCCGACGGCCAGACCAGCGACACGATCGTCAAGCGGCTGCTCGACGAGATCCCCGTCCGGAAGGGAGCGCCCGATGCCGCCGCCTCGGCCATATTCCGATCCTGACGCCGTCGCCCGGATCTCCGACCTGACGCTGCGGTCGCGGAGGCTGGTGGAGGGGGCGATCAGCGGTCTCCACAAGAGCCCCTTCCACGGCTTCAACGTCGAGTTCGCCGAGTACCGCGAGTACTCCCCCGGCGAGGACCTCCGCCGGCTCGACTGGCGGGTCTTCGCGCGCTCCGACCGCCACTACGTCAAGCAGTACGAGGAGGAGAGCAACGTCCGGGTCACGTTCCTCGTCGACGCCAGCGCCTCGATGAACTACAAGGGGGGCCGCGCGGCCCTGAGCAAGTTCGACTACGCCTCGACCCTGGTGGTCGCCCTGTCGATGCTCCTGACCCGCCAGCAAGACCCCGTCGGCCTGGTCCTCTTCGACGAGAAGGCCGTGACCAACGTCCCCCCCGCGCCACCCAGGCGCAGGTGCAGCTCGTCGCGGGGATGCTCCAGGCCTGCGAGCCGTCGCGGAAGACCGAGCTGGGGGGCCTGCTCCTGGCCCTCGGCGACCAGTTCCGACGCCGGAACATGCTGGTGATCGTCTCGGACCTGCTCACCGACCTGGACACCCTCTACCAGGGGCTCGACCGGCTCCGGTTCGGCGGCCATGAAGTCCTCATCATGCAGATCCTCGACCACGACGAGATGGATCTGCCGTTCGACGGGCCGACGGTCTTCAAGGACCTGGAAGGGGACGAGGAGCTGTTCGCCGAGCCCGAGGCTTCCGGAAGTCCTACCGGGCCGCGATGGACGAATTCCTCCAGGGCGTGCGGAAGGCGTGCGGAACCCGGGGCTACGACCACGCCCGATTCCTGACCGACGAGCCGCTCGCCGACGCCCTCAGCCGCTTCCTCCACGCCCGGCTGGAAGCCGGCCGGGCCGACCGCCGAGGACGCTGACACGACCCGACGCCAGCCGACCCGACCCGACTCGATTATCCAGGCGCGAGACACGACACCGACGAGGGCGACCGCGACGCCATGACGTTCCTGAGCCCGCTCCTGATCTGGGGGACCCTGCTGGGCGCGATCCCCATCATCATCCACCTGCTGAACCGCAGACGGTTCCGCCGCGTGGAATGGGCGCCCATGAAATACCTGAAGCTGACGATCCAGCGCAACCGCCGCCGGATCCAGCTCGAGGAGCTCCTGCTCCTGCTGCTCCGCATCGCCGTCCCCGTGCTCCTCTTCTTCTTCCTGTCGCGGCCCGTGCTCAACCCGACCGGGATGGAGAACTGGATCGGTCGCGGCGGGCGGTCCAGCGAGATCGTGCTCGTCGACGACTCGCTGAGCATGGGCTATGCGTCGGGCGAAGGGACGGCCTTCCAGAAGGCTTTGCAAGTCGCGACGGCCCTCCTGGGCTCGACCCCCGCGCAGGACCGCTGCACCCTGGCGACGACCTCCGCCCCGACGGCCCCGGTCGTCCACGACGTCGAGGCGGGCCGTCGCGAGGACCTGGCCGCCGCCGTCGCGGGCCTGGTCCCCTCGGCCACCCACGCCGCCTGGCCGTCGGTGCTGGCGGGGGTCGACGACGTCCTCAAGTCCTGCACCTATCCCACCCGACGGCTCACGATCCTGACCGACCTGAGGCGCAGCGGCTGGGACGCCGCCGTGGGCGAGATCGCCGAACGCTGGGGCGAGGACGGCGTCGTCGTCCGCGTCGTCGACGTCGGCTCGGCCGAGACGGCCAACGTGGCGCTCCAGGCGCTCGTCCCCCTGGAGCGGACGATCCTGGCCGGGGCGCCCTCGGCGTGGGAGGCCGTCATCCGGAACGATTCGCCCCGGGCGCTCGTCGGCGCCAAGGCCGTGCTCCGCGTGGACGACAAGCCGAGCGAGATCACCCTCCCCGAGATCGCCCCGGGCGAGACCGTCCGCACCCCCCTCTCCGTCGCCTTCCCCGGCGCAGGCCCGCACGAGTTCTCGCTCCAGCTCCCCGACGACGAGCTCCCCGCCGACGGCCGCCGCTGGGCCGCCGTGCCGGTCAAGGACTCCCTCCTGATCCGGCTGGTGGACGGCGAGCCCTCGACCGAGCCGTTCGGCTCCGAGGTCGACTACCTCGCCGCGCCGCTGTCGATCGGCGTCGGTTCGGCGGAAGCCTGGCGGATCGAGGTCGTGCCCGACCAGGATTTCCTCTCCCCCCGGCTGGAGACGCCCGACGTCCTGGTCCTGGCGAACGTCGCGGCGCCGACCCCCGAACAGGCCGACCGCATCCGGAAGCTCGTCCGCGAAGGCATGGGGCTGATGATCTTCGCCGGCGCGCGGGTCGACCTGGGGCTGTACAACGACCTGTTCCACCGGCCCGGCGACCGGCTCCTGCCGTACCCGTTCAAGGCGACCTCCGACCAGGCCTTTCGCGGCCTGTTCATCGAGCCCGCCCGGCCGTCGCCCCTGGAGAAGCTGCTGGAGCTGAAGGCGTCGGCCTTCGAACGCGTCCCCGTGCGCTGGATCACGACCGTCGAGGAGACGGCGGCGGCTCCGGTCGAGGGAGCGGAGCCGAAGGACGCGGACGGGAAGGACGAGGCCCGCGTGCTGGCCCGCTGGAACGACCCGGACCGCTCGGCGGCCGTGGCCGAGCGGGTCGTCGGCGAGGGCCGCGTGCAGCTCTGGACGACCACCGCCGACCGCGCCGGGAACGACTGGCCGGTCGAGCCCAGCTTCGTGCTGGCGATTCGCGAGGCCGTGAAGGGCGCGGCCCGCGCCACGCCGACGTCGAACACAGTCGCCGCCGGCGACCCGATCCGCCGCGTCGTCCGCTCCAGCCACGAGGTCACGAACGCCCGGCTCGCCCCCCACGAGGGCGCCGAGCCCGTCTCGCTCTCGGCCGTGCCGATCCCGGAAGGCCCGGCCGACGACCGCGGCCCGTCCGTCCGCATCGACGTCCCCGACACGAGGCGCGCGGGGGTCTATCGGCTGTCGTGGGAGGAGGGGCCGCTCGGCGCCCGCGAGGACGTTTTCGCGGCCGACCCCGACCCTCGCGAGAGTCTCCTGGAGCGGATCGAGGCCGACGAACTGAAGACCCTGATGCGTCCGCTGAACGTGGAAGTCGCGGCCCGAGGCGACGCCGAGTCGTTCGCGGCGACCGGCCGCGAAATCTGGCGCGACCTGGCGTCGGCCCTTCTCGTCCTGCTGGTGGCGGAGGCGGCCCTCGCGGCGTGGGTCGGCCGGTCGCGGTGAGGCGTCCCCTGGAACGAGGATTGAACGCGGGATGAATCGATTCTGGCAATACCTCCTGGGGATCGAGGCGGCCTCGCCCGGCGTGACCCCGCCGGACGACGTCCGGCTCGAATTCGCGTCCCTGCCGCAGGGCGCCGCGGCGGTCGGCGCGGTCCTGGGGGCGCTCGCCCTGATTTTCCTGGTCTGGCGGCTCGCGCGATGGGGGCGGCCGGACCTCTCGGCGTCCAGGCGGGTCGCGCTGGCGGGGCTCCGGCTCCTGACCGTCGCCGCGCTGGGGGTCATGCTGATCGAGCCCGTCCTGGTCTTCATCCGTCGCGAACAGACGCCGTCCCGGTTGGCGGTGATCCTGGACGACTCGGAGAGCATGCGGTTCTCCGACCCCTATACCGACGCCTCCCAGGCCGCCGCGATCGCCGCGAAGCTCGGGATCGAATCGAAGGACGGCAAGTCCCCGATGGACCGCCTGCGCGAGTCGCCCCGCCTCGGCCTGGTCCAGAAGGTCCTGGGGGCGAACGTCGAGGCGCTCGCGAAGGGCCGCGACCTGTTCGTCTACGACCTGGAATCGGCGGCCCGCCCCGGCGGGGGGGACGCGGCGCGGACGCGGAAGCTCGAAGACGTGGAGCCGAAGCTCGCCGTCTCCCCGCTGGGCGACGCCCTGCGCGGGGTGCTCTCGGCCCATCGCGGCCAGCCGGTCGCCGGCCTGATCCTGGCCACCGACGGTCGATCCAACGCCGGCGAGGACCCGTCCCGCGTGGTCGAAGCCGCCGCCAGGCAGAAAATCCCCATCTTCGCGATCGCCGCCGGGGCCGACGAGGGCCCCCGGAACATCCGACTGGCGGAGCTTCAGGTCGATCCGGTCGTCTTCGCCCGCGACCCGACGACCGTCTCCGTCGTGGTCGAGGCCCGAGGCCTCCGCGACGCCGACGCCTCGGTCGTCCTCGAACGCCGGGTCAACGAGGGGGCGTGGGAGCCGGTCGGCTCCCAGCGCGTCGTGCTGGGCGAGGACGGCGTCCTCAAGCGGGCGACGTTCCGGATCGTCCCGGCCGTCGTCGGCCAGTACGAATACCGAGCCCGGGTCGAGGACGCAGGCCCCGAGCTGACCGAGGACGACAACGTCGCCGTCGCCGCCTCGCGCGTCGTCCGGCGCCAGATCCGGGCCTTGCTGATCGCGGGCGGGCCGTCGCCCGAGGTCCAGTTCCTCCGCAACGCCCTGATGCGCGACCAGCAGGTCGAGTTCGCCGGCTGGCTCCAGCACGCCGACCCCGGCTTCCGCCAGCCCGGAGATCGTCCCATCGCTCGCTTGCCGAACAACGACGAGGAGCTGGCCCGATACGACGCCCTGCTGCTGGTCGACCCCGACCTCCGGGCGATGGGCGCGCACTGGCCCGAGATGATCCAGAAGTTCGTGGGCAAGGACGGAGGCGGCCTGATCTACGTCGCCGGCGAGCTGTTCTCGCAGCAGCTCTTCGAGGGGGGCGACTCGAAGTCGCCGGGCGGCGACTGGACCAAGATCCTCCCCGTCGTCCGCGATCCGGGCCTCTTCCGCAGCGACGCCGAGGCCCGCCTCAGCTCGCAGAATACGTACACCCTGGACCTGACCCCCGAAGGCCGCGGCGACCCGGTCTTCGAGTTCCATCCCGACCCGATCCGCAACCGGGCCGTGCTGACGAGCCTGCCCGGCATGTACTGGAGCTTCCCCGTCACCCGCGCCCGCCCCGGCGCCGTGGTCCTGGCCCGCCACGGCGACCCCCGGATGGCCAATCAGAACGGCCGCCACGTGCTGCTGGCGTCGCAGCTTTACGGGCCGGGCCGCACCGTCTTCATCGGCTTCGACAGCACGTACCGCTGGCGGTATCTGGGCGAAGATTACTTCGACGGTTTCTGGGCCCGCCTGGTCGACCGCGTGGGCCGTAACAAGGCCCTCGGCGGGCGGTTCCCGTTCCTGGTCAACCTGGACAAGAGCGTCTACCGCGTGGGCGATCGGGTCCATGCGTCGGTCCGCTACTCCGACCCCGCGGCGCTCGCCGAGGCGGCCGAACTCGTCGCCGAGCTGGAAGCGGCCGGCCAGCCCCCCGAGTCGATCCGGTTCGAGAAGTCCCCGGAGGATCCGGGCCTCGCGACGGCCGAGTTCCCCGCCCAGCAGGCCGGCGCGTATTCGCTCCGCGTCGCCCCGGCGTCCGCGACCGACCTCGGCGGCGGCGGCGAGGCGCGGGTCTCCACGACCCCCTTCCGGGTCGAGCCCCCCCGGCGCGAGATCGACGAGCCGGCGCTCAACCGCCCGCTCCTGGCCGACCTGGCCCGGCTGACCGGCGGCCGGGTCTTCGAACTGTCCGACGTCGATCAGCTCGACGCCGCCATCCCCACCCGCGAGGTGACCCGGACCATCGAGACCCGCGACGAGCTGTGGGACGCCCCCCTGCTCTTCGGGACCATCATGGCCGGCCTCACCGTCGAGTGGCTCCTCCGCAAGCGCTATCGACTGGCCTAGGCCCGAACCGGAGCCCTCGTCCCCCGCGCGGGAAGGCGACCCGAAGACGAAACAGGATCATCACCGTGTCGACCCTGCACGAACCGACGACTTCTGAACGGCTCGACGAGGCCCGCAGTCGCCTGAAGGCCGACCTGGCGAGGCTGCGGCGGCGGCTCCGGCTCCAGCTCGCCCTGGAGGTGCTCGCCGAGGCCCTCGCGGTCGCCATCGCGACGGGCGCGGCCCTCATCGCGCTCGACTGGGCGCTCCGGCCGGGCCTCCCCGCCCGCATGGTCCTGCTGGCCATGGCCGTCGCGGCGGTCCTCACATTCGTGGTCGTCCGGTCGACCCGACGCTGGCGGACGGCGGGGCTCGACGAGCTTTCGCTGGCCCTGACGCTCGACCGCCACCGGCCGGGGCTCGGCCAGCAGGTCGCCGACGTCCTCCAACTCCCCGGCCTGCTCGACGACCCCCACGCCGCCGCCTCGCCGGCGATGGTCCGCCTGGCCGTCCGCCGCGCCTCCGAGGCCCTCGACGCTTCCGACTGGACGCAGCTCTGGAACCGGGGGCGGACCGCGTCCCACGCCGCCCTGGGCGTCGTCGCGCTGATCGTCCCCGCCGCCTTCGCGGCGATCGCCCCCGACGCCGCCCGGCTGAGCGTCGCCCGCTGGCTTCGGGGCTCGGACGAACGCTGGCCCCAATCGACGTACCTGACCGTCATGGGCCTGGACGCGCGCGGTCGGCTGATCGCCCCTCGCGACGAGCGGGCGCTCGTCGAGGTCCGCGGCGACCTCCCCTTGATCGAGCCCCGGGGAGATCGCTGGTCGGTCGGCGGCCGGGGCGAGCCCTTGCTCCTGCGCAGGAAACCCGAGGCCCCCCGAAACCCCGACTCCGTGACCGTCCGCGAGTACGTCCCGAAGGCCTCGGCGCGGTCGGCGACCATGACCGAGACGGCCCCCGGACGGTATCAGTACGAGTTCCCCCCGTCCTCGGACTCGTCGACCTTCGAGCTGATCGGCGGCGACGACTGGCTGGGCCCGATCGCCGTGGAGCGAGTCGACCGCCCCGCGCTGGCACGGACCCGGATCCGGGTCAAGGAGCCCGGATCCGCCGACCCGGAGTTCCGCGAGGTCGATGATTCCCCCTCGCGTCTCCTGTTCCTCCCCGACTCCGAGGTCGAGCTGACCCTTGAAGGGACCCAGGACCTCTCCGACGCGCGCCTGACCGTCAATCCCGGCTCGGCTCCCCCCTTGAAACGCATCGACCCCCGGTCCTTCACGACCACCTGGACGCTCCGCGAAGCGGTCACGCTGGAAGTCGTACTGACGTCCTCGGAGACCGGCCTGGCTTCGAAGCCCTCGTTCCTCTCGATCGGCCTCCTGCGGGATCGCGAGCCCCGCGTCACCCTGCGGGCGATGGGCGTCGGCGGCCGGGTCACGCCGGTCGCCACGATCCCCCTGACGCTGGCCGCCACCGACGATTTCGGCCTCGCCGCCCTGCGGATCCAGGCCGACCGCAACGTGATCGTCGGCGATTCCGACAAGCCCGAGGCTCAGAACAAGCGGACGGCGATCACACTCCCCTTCGAGTCCGACCCCGCGCGGCCCGCGCTCGATCACCAGGCGCGGCACGACGTCGTCCTGCAATCCGACCCCCCCGCCGTGGGGACCGTCCTGCGGTTCACCGGCGAGGCCGACGACCGTTGCGCCCGGGGCGTGCAGACCGGCCGGTCGGGCGTCCTCGCCTTCTCGGTCGTCTCGCCGGACGAGCTGTTCTACGAGATCCTCATCCGCCAGCGCGCCGAGCGGGCCAAGTTCCTCGCGCTCCTGGAGGCGACCGAGAAGCAGACGCCGATCCTGGAAGGCGAGCCGAAGCCCGAGGAGGTCGTCGCCATCGCCCGCGCGGGACAGTCGGCCGGGCGTCAATTCGGCCAGATCGCCGGCCGCGTGGCCGATGCGTTGCAAGAGATGAAGCTGAACCAGATCGGCTCGCCCAAGTCGCAAAGGCTGCTGCAAGACGGGGTCGTCGACCCACTCCGCGCCCTGGCCTCGGGACCGATGGCCCAGCTTCAGGCGTCGCTCCAGACGCTCGCGTCGGCGGCAGACCCCAAGGGCCCGACCGGGGACGAAGCTCGACGCCGACACGCCGAGGTTGTTACAACGATGAAGAACATCCTCGAACAAATGTCGCAGTGGGAGAGCTTCATCGACGTCGTCAACCAGGTGGCCGAGGTCATCAAGATGGAACAGAAAGTCCTTCAAGAGACCGAGAAGGCCCGCGAGGCCCGCGCCCAGGAGGTCTTCGATGATGACAAGCCGTGAGCTCCGCCCCCGATCGCCATGGATCCTCGTCCTGACCGCCCTGGCGATCGCCTGGGGGTTCTCCGTCCCCGCCCGCGCCCAGGACGCCGCCGACGTCTTCGACGACGCACCGGCCGAGAAACCCGCCGAGAAGCCCGAGGCGAAGAAAGACGACGCCGAGAAGAAGGACGCTCCCAAGCCCGACGCGCCGAAGGAGGACCCTGCGCCAAAGAAGGACCTCGGCGCCGACCCGAACGTCTCCGACCGCGACGCGATCGAGTTCACGCAGGAGAACGTCGCCGCCCAGATGAACGAGCTGGAGGAGCGGATGTTCCGCCTGTCCGAGGCGCTCCGCAGCCTGGAGCCCGAGAACGCCTCGCGCCTCAAGCTGGCGCTGAAGTTCTCGCGCGAGGAGCTGATCCTCCAGCAGATGAAGGACGCCCGCAAGCTCCTGAAGGACGCGCAGCTCTCGAAAGCGGAGACCGAGGTCCGCGAGATGCTCGCCAAGCTCGAACACCTCCGACGCCTGCTCCTGGCCGAGGACCTCGACTTCCAGATGAAGCTGGCTCGCCTCCGCCAGCTGCGCGAGACCCAGCAGCGCCTCGACCGGATCATCACCGAGGAGCGTCGAGAGCTGGCGTGGTCGCGGTCGGCCAAGGAGGCCACGGAGGCCAGGCCCCCCAAGGCCGAGTTCGAGAAGTTCGAGAAGGACCAGGCCCGCAACCGCGAGTCGGCCGACTCGCTGGCGTCGGCCTCGTCCCGCCTGGGGAACCAGGGCGTCGCGCTCCAGAAGGACCTCATCCGCGCCTCCGGCGCGATGGGGGAGGCCGAGGGTCAGTTGAGCAAGGAGGCCGCCGACCCCGCCGCGGCCAAGCAGGACGAGGCGCTCAAGCATCTGGTGAAATCCGCCACCGACCTCGGCAAGGCGACCGAGGCGCTGCTCGTCGAGCTGCGCTCCGAGCTGCTCTCCCGGCTCCTCGCCGAACTGGTCGAGATGCACGAGATCCAGGTCTCCATCCGCGAGACCACCGAGGCCCAGGCCCCGCGCGTCGCCCAGAACTCGCGCACGGCTCTGCTGCTCGTCACCGGCCTGGCCCCCAAGGAGGACGAGCTGGCCGGGCGGGTCGACCAGCTCCGGGCCCTGACCGAGGAGACCGAATTCGGCATCGCCCTGCCGACCGCCCTCCGCGTCATCGGCCGCCAGATGGGCACCGTCCGAATCCTGCTCCAGAAGGGGGACCCGACCGAGCCGACCGTCCGCCTGGAACGCCGCGTCGAGGAGGACCTCCTGGCGCTCGCCGAGGCCCTGCGCCGGCTCCCCCCGTCCACGCCGCCGAAGCCGGGCACCCCGCTGCCCAAGGACCTCCGGGCCCGCGAGCAGGAGCTGAACCGGCTGATCGCCGAGCTGAAGATGATCCGCCTGCTCCAGTCCCGCCTTAACGACGACACCGTGAAGGTGGACCAGGGCCGCCCCGCCGACGCCCTCCCCCCCGCCCTCCGTCGCGAGATCGAGGAGTTGGAGTCGGGCCAGGGCGAGATCCAGAAGACCCTGGGCCGTCTCGCCGACCACTATGAAGGCCCCGCGCCCCAACCCGAGGAATCCGAGCAACCCGAACCAGTCCGCCCCGAATGACCGCGACCCATCCCGACCCGACACGACATGAAAGGATGACGCCATGAAGACCAGCTTACGCATCCTCGGCGCCGCCCTGACGACCCTCGCCGCGGCCGCCTCGGCGACTCTCGACGCCGCGCCGATCCCGGAGCCGAAGGCCCCCCCCAAGATGTCGGCGATCGTCGACCGGATGGACGGCGTCCTCGACTCGCTGGCCGAGACGGTCACCGGCGACCCGACCCAGAAGGGCCAGAAGGCCGTCCTCCGCAACCTCGACGAGCTGATCGCCGCGCTGGAGAAGGAGTGCCAGGGCTGCCGCAACGGGATCGCCTCCAACCGCCCGAAGAAGCCCGCGGCCGATTCGAACATCCACGGCGGGACCGGCGGCATCGGCGACCTGGTCGACGCCGGGCCCAGCGAGAAGGAATGGGCCAAGCTCACCCCGCGCGAGCGCGACCGCATCCTCCAGTCGATGTCCGAAGGCTTCCCCCCCGAGTACCGGACGGTCCTCGAACGCTACTACCGCCGACTGGCCGAGGAGAAGTCGGCCGCGTCCGGCGCGGCCGAGGCCGAAGTCGACGCCCCCGTCGAGGCGCCGACGACCCCCTGAACCCGTCCCCGACGGCCGCACCAGGATGCACACCACGAGGCCACGCCCGATGTATGCGATCCCCCTCCTCGCGCTCGCGCTGGCGACGACGGCCGCCGGCCCCGGCACCGGCGAGTACGCGCGCACGCTCGACGCCGGAAAGCTGGACCAGGCCGCGCTCGACGCCGAGGGGTACGGCGAGAAGAAGGCCCTGAAGCGCGAGGACGACGGCCTCCGCGTCGTCCTCGACTCGGGCGCGGCCGAGACCGGCTGGAAGACGCCCCAGGCCCTCCGGTTCGGCGGCGATTTCACGATCGCGGCGGACTTCGTCGTCAAGTCGCTGCCCAAGCCGGCGACCGAGGACGGAGTCGCCGTCGGCCTGGCGATCGCCTTCAACTCCATCGACCAGCCCGACGCCACGTTCATCCGCGTGGTCGAGCCCGGCGGGCCGTCGGTCTACCGCACCCTGGAGAAGGCGGCCGTCGGGGACGACCCGCAGCAAGCGATGATGCGCAATCGCATGATCATCCAGAACGGCATGGGGATGATGGTCGTGATGGGAGGCGGGATGCCCGCGCCCGGGGCCAAGCCGACGCCCCCCCCCCGCCGGACGTTCCCGGCCGAGGGCGAATCGTTCCGCCTGGAGCTGTCCCGCGAGGGCCAGACCCTCCGATATCGGGTCGTCGACGCCAAGTCGAGCGAGCCGCGCTACCTCGGCCAGATCACACTCCAGCCGCAGGACGTGGCGGCCGTCAAGCTGTTCGCGACCAACCGCAACGGCGCCGGTCCTGCCGACGTGCTGTTCAAGAACCTCTCGATCCGCGCCGACCGGATCACCGGCCTGGGGACCGCCGTCCGCACCGTCTTCGACGAGGTCGTTTACGGGGATCCCACCGCCATCGAGGACGGCAAGCTCATCATCGGGTCGGCGGCTTCGGGCGCCCCCGGGGCCGCGAACGTCACGCCGACGCCGACCACGGTCCCGCCGGCCATGGTCGCGGCGCAGGCGCGTCCGGTCCGGGGCGGCCAGGTCGGCGCGGTGGTCGTCGCGCCCGCCGGGGTCGTCGTCCCCGCCGTGGCCCTCGCCCCCGCCCGGGTCGCGCAGGCGGCCCCGGCCCAGGCGGGACCGGCCGCCGCCGCATCGACCCCCGCCCCCGCCCCGGCCGCCGGCGGCGCGCTGCCGGACGACGTCTTCGCCCCCGCCGGCGGGGCGGATCCCCCCCCGCCGAAAGCGAGGATCCCGATGAACGAGGTCGAGGGCGTCCGCTTCGAGCGCCAGCCGACGCTCGCCGCCCGGTTCCTCGGCCAGCCGAACATCGACCTCACCCAGGGCGCCCCCACCCCCGAGCAGGCCGCCGAGGCCGCGAAGAAGCCGGACGCTGCAAAGAAACCCGAGCCGGCCGACGAGGCGACGATCCCCCCGCCCGGCACCACGATCGTCAAGCCCCCCCCCAAGGTGGAGGCGAAGAAGAACGGGATTCGGGACATCCAGATCGGCCTTTCCGGCCTGCGCCCCGCCAAGCTCCAGCAGGTGATGGTGAATTGCCAGACCGACCAGGGGGCGACGACCTGGCAGCTCGACGCGGCCGGGGGCGCGGGCTGGC contains:
- a CDS encoding BatA domain-containing protein; the encoded protein is MTFLSPLLIWGTLLGAIPIIIHLLNRRRFRRVEWAPMKYLKLTIQRNRRRIQLEELLLLLLRIAVPVLLFFFLSRPVLNPTGMENWIGRGGRSSEIVLVDDSLSMGYASGEGTAFQKALQVATALLGSTPAQDRCTLATTSAPTAPVVHDVEAGRREDLAAAVAGLVPSATHAAWPSVLAGVDDVLKSCTYPTRRLTILTDLRRSGWDAAVGEIAERWGEDGVVVRVVDVGSAETANVALQALVPLERTILAGAPSAWEAVIRNDSPRALVGAKAVLRVDDKPSEITLPEIAPGETVRTPLSVAFPGAGPHEFSLQLPDDELPADGRRWAAVPVKDSLLIRLVDGEPSTEPFGSEVDYLAAPLSIGVGSAEAWRIEVVPDQDFLSPRLETPDVLVLANVAAPTPEQADRIRKLVREGMGLMIFAGARVDLGLYNDLFHRPGDRLLPYPFKATSDQAFRGLFIEPARPSPLEKLLELKASAFERVPVRWITTVEETAAAPVEGAEPKDADGKDEARVLARWNDPDRSAAVAERVVGEGRVQLWTTTADRAGNDWPVEPSFVLAIREAVKGAARATPTSNTVAAGDPIRRVVRSSHEVTNARLAPHEGAEPVSLSAVPIPEGPADDRGPSVRIDVPDTRRAGVYRLSWEEGPLGAREDVFAADPDPRESLLERIEADELKTLMRPLNVEVAARGDAESFAATGREIWRDLASALLVLLVAEAALAAWVGRSR
- a CDS encoding VWA domain-containing protein, giving the protein MNRFWQYLLGIEAASPGVTPPDDVRLEFASLPQGAAAVGAVLGALALIFLVWRLARWGRPDLSASRRVALAGLRLLTVAALGVMLIEPVLVFIRREQTPSRLAVILDDSESMRFSDPYTDASQAAAIAAKLGIESKDGKSPMDRLRESPRLGLVQKVLGANVEALAKGRDLFVYDLESAARPGGGDAARTRKLEDVEPKLAVSPLGDALRGVLSAHRGQPVAGLILATDGRSNAGEDPSRVVEAAARQKIPIFAIAAGADEGPRNIRLAELQVDPVVFARDPTTVSVVVEARGLRDADASVVLERRVNEGAWEPVGSQRVVLGEDGVLKRATFRIVPAVVGQYEYRARVEDAGPELTEDDNVAVAASRVVRRQIRALLIAGGPSPEVQFLRNALMRDQQVEFAGWLQHADPGFRQPGDRPIARLPNNDEELARYDALLLVDPDLRAMGAHWPEMIQKFVGKDGGGLIYVAGELFSQQLFEGGDSKSPGGDWTKILPVVRDPGLFRSDAEARLSSQNTYTLDLTPEGRGDPVFEFHPDPIRNRAVLTSLPGMYWSFPVTRARPGAVVLARHGDPRMANQNGRHVLLASQLYGPGRTVFIGFDSTYRWRYLGEDYFDGFWARLVDRVGRNKALGGRFPFLVNLDKSVYRVGDRVHASVRYSDPAALAEAAELVAELEAAGQPPESIRFEKSPEDPGLATAEFPAQQAGAYSLRVAPASATDLGGGGEARVSTTPFRVEPPRREIDEPALNRPLLADLARLTGGRVFELSDVDQLDAAIPTREVTRTIETRDELWDAPLLFGTIMAGLTVEWLLRKRYRLA
- a CDS encoding NPCBM/NEW2 domain-containing protein, with product MYAIPLLALALATTAAGPGTGEYARTLDAGKLDQAALDAEGYGEKKALKREDDGLRVVLDSGAAETGWKTPQALRFGGDFTIAADFVVKSLPKPATEDGVAVGLAIAFNSIDQPDATFIRVVEPGGPSVYRTLEKAAVGDDPQQAMMRNRMIIQNGMGMMVVMGGGMPAPGAKPTPPPRRTFPAEGESFRLELSREGQTLRYRVVDAKSSEPRYLGQITLQPQDVAAVKLFATNRNGAGPADVLFKNLSIRADRITGLGTAVRTVFDEVVYGDPTAIEDGKLIIGSAASGAPGAANVTPTPTTVPPAMVAAQARPVRGGQVGAVVVAPAGVVVPAVALAPARVAQAAPAQAGPAAAASTPAPAPAAGGALPDDVFAPAGGADPPPPKARIPMNEVEGVRFERQPTLAARFLGQPNIDLTQGAPTPEQAAEAAKKPDAAKKPEPADEATIPPPGTTIVKPPPKVEAKKNGIRDIQIGLSGLRPAKLQQVMVNCQTDQGATTWQLDAAGGAGWPIVLRRSATDPTADLFLEPPPGDCHQKSFTINVNYEDGQAASVNFQADGHSDAKLAFDEKAEAAETPDAWVHLDGDEKLFGAFEGVADDVLRLKTPWKDELKIPLSRIAGVHVSLSERKETPESFARRLKARGTEDLLLARSKNGEVVPIAGILEAVEDGRLRFLYQGKSRSLPLKQVEGVVLAARPAKPVDGLRSTFLLVGGAAVSGSWKAIDPAAWKVESPWGQELKLPPADVQEVRFRGGKMTYLSDLEPSRVEETPYFGRRSPWRRDASLSGGKIKMAGRTHGRGVAVHSRCVLTYDLEGRYETFEALVGFDDEARGKGRVACRVLADDRELYAEPDLRADAPAVPLKLRVAGASQLKLVVDFGAGQDAGDRVIWADARLFRADVPTTAANDPRDDR